In Apium graveolens cultivar Ventura chromosome 10, ASM990537v1, whole genome shotgun sequence, the following are encoded in one genomic region:
- the LOC141693003 gene encoding putative rRNA-processing protein EBP2 homolog: MVVQKGRKVVNKGRKASDKEAVKDAEVADPVVEVSDQDLDPEDLDVEDSDQDLESEDLDVEDSDQDLESEDHDVEVSDEDLESEEDEGDVKPNAPPQKAVYNRAGLLDKLGEFSWPDNVEWLHKLTLDFSQEKEVDVNDDLNRELAFYTQALDSTREAFMKIESMDMPFLRPSDYYAEMVKTDNHMEKVRGRLLAEKRRIEEAEERRKARENKKMSKDIQAQKLRERAKEKKNEIESVKKWRKQRQQSGFAGNGKDFDIGLSFEDGNTFERSNKKRPGVHPGDRSGGKARQGAGKGKPGADKKRKGRDFKESKYGFGGRKGMKKQNTAETTNDMRDFSKGFSKNKKRKT; the protein is encoded by the coding sequence ATGGTGGTTCAAAAAGGACGTAAGGTGGTTAATAAAGGACGTAAGGCGTCTGATAAGGAGGCAGTGAAAGATGCTGAAGTAGCGGATCCTGTCGTAGAAGTTTCTGACCAAGATTTAGATCCTGAGGATCTTGACGTGGAAGATTCTGACCAAGATTTAGAATCTGAGGATCTTGACGTGGAAGATTCTGACCAAGATTTAGAATCTGAAGATCATGATGTTGAAGTTTCTGATGAAGATTTAGAATCTGAAGAAGACGAGGGAGATGTAAAGCCAAATGCACCTCCGCAGAAGGCAGTATATAACAGAGCTGGCCTACTTGATAAACTTGGGGAATTCAGCTGGCCAGATAATGTAGAGTGGCTACACAAGCTTACTCTTGATTTTAGTCAAGAGAAAGAGGTGGATGTGAATGATGACCTGAACCGGGAGCTTGCCTTTTATACTCAAGCACTTGACAGCACTAGAGAAGCTTTTATGAAAATTGAATCAATGGATATGCCTTTTCTAAGACCTTCTGATTACTATGCTGAAATGGTGAAAACTGATAATCACATGGAAAAGGTTAGGGGACGGCTTTTGGCCGAAAAGAGAAGGATCGAGGAAGCAGAGGAGAGAAGGAAGGCTAGAGAGAATAAAAAGATGTCAAAAGATATCCAGGCTCAGAAACTTAGAGAGAGGGCCAAGGAGAAAAAGAACGAGATCGAATCTGTTAAAAAGTGGAGGAAGCAGAGGCAACAAAGTGGGTTTGCTGGGAATGGAAAAGATTTTGACATTGGCTTATCATTTGAGGATGGAAATACATTTGAAAGGTCAAATAAAAAGAGGCCAGGGGTGCATCCTGGTGATCGTTCTGGAGGCAAGGCACGACAAGGTGCTGGAAAGGGTAAACCGGGAGCAGACAAAAAGAGGAAGGGTAGGGACTTCAAAGAGTCAAAGTATGGATTCGGAGGCAGAAAAGGTATGAAGAAGCAAAATACTGCTGAGACGACAAATGACATGCGAGACTTCAGCAAAGGTTTCtccaagaacaagaaaaggaagACTTGA